In the genome of Veillonellales bacterium, one region contains:
- a CDS encoding LysR family transcriptional regulator, protein MNLHSLYYFNELAKDLNMTRTAERLFISQQTLSNHILRLEEYYGIKLFTRNHKMSLTDAGVYLRDFTANLLQQDKRIRDIFFDLKIQERGFLRFGASSLRASNCLPKLLPHFSEKFPNVEIELINENSDALQKKIIQGELDLALCVLNDEPPTLQTELLLQDQIYLCISEKLLDKYYYKNKEELKQKSLSGVHLENFSELPYFVMSIANRLGTVISKCFEEAGYSPKVYLRAKYVALSAMVCSNALAACFMTQMDLISSLSNIAEDVNIFPLLYKNEPLYHNLYLVRHKKCYFPKYVQYFSSLLHDYFQSASAIDMSHIYLEHPDQF, encoded by the coding sequence ATGAATTTGCATAGTCTGTATTATTTCAACGAGTTAGCCAAGGATTTGAACATGACACGAACCGCGGAACGTCTCTTTATCTCGCAGCAGACGCTCAGCAATCATATTCTCCGGCTGGAGGAGTATTACGGCATTAAGTTGTTTACGAGAAATCATAAAATGTCGCTTACCGATGCCGGTGTGTATCTGCGCGATTTTACAGCCAATTTACTGCAGCAAGACAAACGAATCCGCGATATCTTTTTTGATCTCAAAATTCAGGAACGTGGTTTTCTGCGCTTTGGCGCAAGTTCGTTGCGCGCTTCGAACTGTCTGCCGAAACTACTGCCGCATTTCTCCGAAAAATTCCCGAATGTTGAAATCGAACTGATCAATGAAAACAGCGATGCCCTGCAGAAAAAAATTATTCAAGGAGAACTGGATCTCGCTCTTTGTGTCCTAAATGACGAACCTCCCACCCTCCAAACGGAGCTGCTCCTTCAAGATCAGATCTATCTCTGCATTTCCGAAAAACTTCTGGACAAATACTATTACAAAAACAAGGAAGAACTCAAACAGAAATCTTTATCCGGCGTACATCTCGAAAATTTTTCCGAACTGCCGTACTTTGTAATGTCAATTGCGAACCGTCTAGGCACAGTCATCTCTAAATGCTTTGAAGAAGCGGGTTACAGTCCCAAAGTCTATTTACGCGCCAAATATGTCGCCTTATCGGCTATGGTATGCTCGAACGCTTTAGCAGCCTGTTTTATGACCCAAATGGATCTTATATCTTCCCTGTCGAATATTGCGGAAGATGTCAACATTTTTCCCTTACTCTATAAAAACGAGCCTCTGTACCACAATCTATACCTCGTTCGGCATAAAAAATGCTATTTCCCCAAATACGTACAATATTTCAGCAGCCTGCTGCACGACTATTTCCAATCTGCCAGCGCAATCGACATGTCCCATATCTACCTAGAACATCCCGACCAATTTTGA
- a CDS encoding DUF1932 domain-containing protein, protein MKIGFIGFGEAAFNISLGLSNEGITGIRAFDTMANDATMGRLVHSRSQKAKVELVDTAVAIAKWADVIFAAVPSSFTLGVCAEIKDFLTSAQLYVDVSASTPNTKLQIWEQIKSSGVLFADAAMLGSLPKDKHKVPITASGNGAQALKERMTPYGMKVTLAGEKAGSASAIKLIRSIYMKGIAALMIEMLEAATAYEVEQEVVASLAKSMDGISFTSHLDRLVKGTGIHCTRRAAELKGSLQLLADKGISSDMTAAAKHRTEALEKYEFAKRFVDKDPEGWKDIIGVLQNEKQLITF, encoded by the coding sequence ATGAAAATCGGTTTTATTGGATTCGGTGAGGCTGCGTTTAATATTTCTCTGGGATTGAGCAATGAAGGGATAACGGGAATTCGTGCTTTTGATACGATGGCGAATGACGCGACGATGGGAAGGCTGGTTCATTCCCGCTCGCAGAAAGCAAAGGTTGAGCTGGTTGATACAGCCGTAGCAATTGCCAAATGGGCGGATGTGATTTTCGCGGCGGTTCCGTCATCGTTTACTCTGGGGGTTTGCGCGGAAATCAAGGATTTTCTTACAAGTGCTCAGTTATATGTCGATGTAAGCGCTTCGACTCCGAATACGAAGCTTCAAATTTGGGAGCAGATCAAAAGCAGCGGCGTACTTTTTGCCGATGCGGCGATGCTGGGTTCTTTGCCGAAGGACAAGCATAAGGTACCGATTACGGCCAGCGGTAACGGGGCGCAGGCATTGAAGGAGCGGATGACGCCTTATGGCATGAAAGTTACTTTGGCTGGCGAAAAAGCCGGTTCGGCTTCCGCGATTAAGCTGATTCGCAGTATCTACATGAAAGGCATTGCGGCGCTGATGATTGAAATGCTGGAGGCGGCTACAGCTTATGAGGTTGAGCAGGAAGTCGTTGCCTCCCTGGCTAAATCCATGGATGGCATCTCCTTTACTTCTCATCTCGACAGATTGGTTAAGGGGACCGGTATTCATTGTACACGTCGTGCGGCCGAGTTAAAGGGTTCCCTGCAGTTGTTAGCCGATAAAGGGATTTCCTCTGATATGACGGCGGCGGCGAAGCATCGCACCGAGGCGTTGGAAAAGTACGAGTTTGCCAAGCGCTTTGTCGACAAAGATCCGGAGGGGTGGAAAGATATTATTGGTGTGTTGCAGAATGAAAAACAATTGATTACATTCTAG
- a CDS encoding tripartite tricarboxylate transporter permease, with protein METTLAYEILWGLGGALLGGIIFCAIGLIAGTSETATVAPATLLIIFLGFPPVAIFTFCLTAFVAKHIIHAIPTALLGVPGDTLAVPLLDPCSALRRLGLPHIGLQKMISAGVIASFISIPVSVGFAMILAPYGEIVKAWAGPIFTVVAVGLAYSSAGKWSSICMIIPFAFFSQILNKAAIDVTGKGVVICIFLGMAMGPMFVDVLTALSPLSKHKAATQSPKQFWLAPDLKTWSGYFPSPLKILSRKQQLYTLYTVLFSVVTFASSAVGITVLVGEVVQSRVKSFYEKLTTAVAVMNAATEGTYLAEILVPLVAFGIPLSSVAAGAAFPLFNAPPIFTSKPVVNNLHNLLTPMQFLWYGLLSVGVGSLISYPLAMNYARSASVWVMRNISQEALLTMFAGLFVVLCYFEAQGIGIAIAVLIGFFSGILNKYFGMNTGVQFMAYFAAPWIVLQLFGMK; from the coding sequence ATGGAAACTACTTTGGCGTACGAAATCTTATGGGGGCTGGGCGGCGCCTTGCTGGGCGGAATCATTTTTTGTGCCATTGGGCTCATTGCAGGCACCAGTGAAACCGCAACCGTTGCTCCGGCTACACTGTTGATAATATTTCTGGGATTTCCGCCAGTCGCCATCTTTACTTTTTGTCTTACGGCTTTTGTAGCGAAACATATTATTCATGCAATTCCAACGGCATTGCTGGGGGTACCCGGCGATACCCTGGCGGTTCCTTTGCTTGATCCTTGTTCGGCTTTGCGCCGTTTGGGCTTGCCGCATATAGGATTGCAAAAAATGATTTCGGCCGGTGTTATCGCGTCGTTTATTTCGATTCCGGTTTCGGTGGGATTTGCCATGATATTGGCTCCTTACGGCGAGATTGTTAAAGCCTGGGCCGGACCAATCTTTACGGTTGTAGCGGTGGGCCTTGCCTACAGTTCGGCCGGTAAGTGGAGCAGTATTTGCATGATTATTCCGTTCGCCTTCTTTTCCCAGATTTTAAACAAAGCAGCCATTGACGTAACGGGAAAGGGCGTTGTAATTTGCATTTTTTTAGGAATGGCAATGGGGCCGATGTTTGTCGATGTTTTGACGGCATTATCCCCCCTTTCGAAGCACAAGGCGGCAACACAGTCTCCTAAGCAGTTTTGGCTGGCACCGGATTTAAAAACATGGTCCGGTTATTTTCCGAGTCCTTTAAAAATTTTATCTAGAAAACAACAGCTATACACCTTATATACGGTTCTGTTTTCCGTTGTAACGTTCGCCAGCAGCGCCGTAGGGATCACTGTTTTAGTCGGAGAGGTTGTTCAATCGCGGGTAAAGAGTTTTTATGAAAAATTAACGACGGCCGTTGCCGTCATGAATGCTGCTACCGAGGGGACGTATCTCGCCGAAATTTTAGTTCCTCTCGTTGCCTTTGGCATTCCGTTGAGTTCGGTCGCTGCGGGGGCGGCATTCCCGTTATTTAACGCGCCGCCGATATTCACCAGTAAACCGGTGGTCAATAATTTACACAATCTTTTGACGCCGATGCAGTTTTTATGGTACGGTTTGTTGTCGGTCGGCGTGGGTTCGCTTATATCCTATCCGCTGGCAATGAATTACGCGAGGTCCGCTAGCGTCTGGGTCATGCGCAATATCAGCCAGGAAGCGCTGCTCACGATGTTTGCCGGTTTGTTTGTTGTCCTTTGCTATTTTGAAGCGCAGGGTATCGGTATTGCAATTGCCGTTCTGATTGGTTTTTTCAGCGGTATATTGAATAAGTATTTTGGAATGAATACGGGCGTACAGTTTATGGCCTATTTTGCGGCGCCTTGGATCGTATTGCAGCTATTTGGCATGAAGTAG
- a CDS encoding MFS transporter produces MGGQVKLVLMLFLAMVIMGIDRSSIGVAAPIMMKELNMDTGSMGIILSAFFWTYALCNLPAGNLADRFGAKRILNGAVAIWSLASAATGCGHNLITIMAARMGVGVGEAGVFPANTKIVAEEFPTNKRGTVTGLYLSGARLGYAITPLLMGWLISLYSWRMAFIITGLGSLLWCVAWAFLYRKDERKERQDTAEKETVQKVAIPWLKLLTNRCALGLFFTKFASDYLYYMFLTWVPSYLVMERGFSLFKMGVSASIPFLAAFIIQPVAGYASDFLIRKGFGVTFARKGILVLAQLCGASIMAVNFVDDPVIVVAILTLNIAAGSTIGGMLFTLATEVAPAGMTGTVAGSMNTIGALAGILAPVLTGFVVKATGSFQLALMSSGSLLLLAVCAVLFVIPAVKPMSLK; encoded by the coding sequence GTGGGCGGTCAGGTGAAACTGGTGTTGATGCTGTTTCTCGCAATGGTTATTATGGGGATAGATCGGAGCAGTATCGGCGTTGCGGCGCCAATTATGATGAAAGAGCTAAATATGGATACCGGCTCTATGGGAATTATATTGTCAGCTTTCTTCTGGACCTACGCACTGTGCAATTTGCCGGCGGGCAATCTGGCCGATCGGTTTGGAGCCAAGCGCATTTTAAACGGCGCGGTTGCGATTTGGTCTCTGGCGTCGGCAGCTACAGGCTGTGGGCACAATTTGATTACGATTATGGCGGCTCGTATGGGAGTCGGCGTCGGGGAAGCAGGGGTGTTTCCCGCGAACACAAAAATTGTTGCCGAAGAGTTTCCAACGAATAAGCGTGGTACTGTAACCGGTTTATACTTATCCGGTGCGAGGTTGGGCTATGCGATAACACCGTTGCTCATGGGCTGGCTCATCAGTTTGTACAGCTGGCGTATGGCTTTTATCATTACCGGTCTGGGAAGCTTGCTTTGGTGCGTTGCCTGGGCTTTCCTTTATCGAAAAGATGAAAGAAAAGAACGACAGGATACCGCTGAAAAAGAGACTGTTCAAAAGGTCGCCATACCTTGGCTGAAACTTCTTACTAATCGGTGTGCGCTAGGCCTGTTTTTCACTAAGTTTGCCAGCGATTATCTGTATTACATGTTTTTGACCTGGGTTCCCTCGTATCTCGTCATGGAACGAGGCTTTTCGCTTTTCAAAATGGGTGTTTCCGCATCAATCCCTTTCTTGGCGGCGTTTATTATTCAGCCGGTAGCGGGTTATGCATCGGATTTTTTAATCCGAAAAGGCTTTGGCGTTACTTTCGCAAGAAAAGGAATTCTCGTTTTGGCGCAGCTTTGCGGCGCTTCGATTATGGCGGTGAATTTTGTTGACGATCCGGTGATTGTGGTTGCCATATTGACATTAAATATTGCGGCAGGTTCGACGATCGGCGGTATGCTGTTTACGTTGGCGACTGAAGTGGCGCCGGCGGGAATGACGGGTACCGTAGCCGGCAGCATGAATACGATAGGAGCGCTTGCGGGAATTCTCGCCCCGGTGCTTACGGGTTTTGTGGTTAAGGCTACAGGCAGTTTTCAATTGGCATTGATGTCCAGCGGCAGCCTCCTGCTTCTAGCTGTTTGCGCGGTATTGTTTGTTATTCCGGCGGTTAAGCCGATGAGTTTGAAATAA
- a CDS encoding ATP-dependent Clp protease proteolytic subunit, protein MEQEAGKNQKEKWQEKLLKTRSIIISGEINQALAEKVTAQLLILQEMGDQPIKLYLNSQGGHVEAGDTIHDMIQFVKPRVVIIGTGWVASAGITIYLAADKQDRYSLPNTRYMIHQPLGGVRGPASDIKIEADEIVKMRGRINRLISDSTGQPLAKVEKDTQRNYWLDVQEAKEYGIVNQIIKTYGELTNL, encoded by the coding sequence ATGGAGCAAGAAGCAGGGAAAAACCAGAAGGAAAAATGGCAGGAAAAATTATTAAAAACCCGGTCCATTATTATTTCCGGTGAAATTAATCAGGCATTAGCGGAAAAAGTGACAGCACAGCTTTTGATTCTGCAGGAAATGGGAGACCAGCCGATTAAGCTGTATCTCAATAGTCAGGGCGGCCATGTGGAAGCCGGTGATACGATTCATGACATGATTCAGTTTGTCAAACCCCGCGTTGTCATTATCGGCACCGGCTGGGTAGCCAGCGCCGGTATTACTATCTATCTTGCCGCCGATAAGCAGGACCGTTATTCCCTGCCGAATACCAGGTATATGATTCATCAGCCCTTAGGCGGCGTACGTGGCCCGGCCTCGGATATAAAAATTGAAGCGGATGAAATCGTCAAAATGCGCGGCAGGATTAACAGGCTAATCAGTGACAGCACCGGTCAGCCGTTGGCAAAGGTTGAAAAGGATACCCAAAGAAATTATTGGCTTGATGTACAGGAAGCGAAAGAATATGGCATAGTGAATCAAATTATTAAAACATACGGCGAGCTAACGAATTTATAA
- a CDS encoding acyloxyacyl hydrolase — MRRFICAVMVIYVSLICMPGVSYCYAAGSKTEMEWDYLTHKQFRDRYIDTVSLHVFENISQKANRSVYRGITVTRPYGHIINDNQQTKDSAAVGIGPVYMIRNEKKISGKLYKAFDMSGGFIVYDKTFPAEGRTYNFMWRIGPRFIYKISENSSVNVGCIFMHVSNGCRAHNPGYNARGVSLGVVTNF, encoded by the coding sequence GTGCGTAGATTCATTTGTGCAGTAATGGTTATTTATGTTTCGCTGATTTGTATGCCGGGAGTGTCATATTGCTATGCGGCTGGCTCTAAGACCGAAATGGAGTGGGACTACTTGACTCACAAACAATTTAGAGACCGCTATATTGATACGGTATCACTGCATGTATTTGAGAATATTTCCCAAAAAGCTAACAGGTCTGTATATAGAGGCATTACAGTCACTCGGCCGTATGGGCATATAATTAATGATAATCAACAGACTAAAGACAGTGCTGCAGTCGGTATCGGGCCCGTTTACATGATTCGCAATGAAAAAAAAATTTCAGGGAAGCTATATAAAGCATTCGATATGAGCGGCGGATTTATTGTATATGATAAAACATTTCCGGCTGAAGGAAGAACTTATAATTTTATGTGGCGGATCGGGCCTCGCTTCATTTATAAAATCAGCGAAAATTCTTCAGTAAATGTCGGTTGTATATTCATGCATGTTTCCAATGGCTGTAGGGCGCATAATCCTGGATATAACGCCCGGGGAGTTTCATTGGGGGTTGTAACAAATTTTTAA
- a CDS encoding 2-hydroxyacid dehydrogenase produces the protein METIAFMGPYDAAVKKIMRKMVSKDFRFIEVTDMKDTDQLKEAHYIILRVLRMEGGLIRELPLLKLIQRWGVGFDKVDIAAAGERNIPVAVTPGMNAASVAEMAVLHMLAVYRKLLVLHGNVVNGKWQRPGIASHSYTICGKKVGLIGLGNIGKLVAKQVQAFGAEVQYYDMFRLQPVEELRLGIQYVSLEELLKNSDIVSLHIPLTDSTRHLLNKDTFRLMKKNAILINTARGGIIQESDLIEALSSHKIMGAGLDCLETEPVSTDNPLLKLDNVVLTPHMGGSTMDTSVNMARHCIENIVKVSQGKPLPTRDIVNAKYLRGRLTKIIKRASADSYR, from the coding sequence GTGGAAACAATCGCGTTTATGGGCCCTTACGATGCTGCGGTCAAAAAAATCATGAGGAAGATGGTGTCCAAGGACTTCCGCTTTATTGAAGTGACGGATATGAAGGATACGGACCAGCTTAAGGAGGCGCATTATATCATTCTACGAGTACTGCGCATGGAGGGTGGGCTCATCCGTGAACTTCCTTTGCTCAAACTCATCCAACGTTGGGGTGTTGGCTTTGACAAGGTGGATATTGCCGCCGCAGGTGAGAGAAATATTCCTGTAGCGGTGACTCCGGGGATGAATGCTGCTTCGGTGGCGGAGATGGCTGTGCTGCATATGCTGGCTGTTTATCGCAAACTGCTTGTACTGCATGGCAATGTGGTAAACGGCAAATGGCAGCGTCCCGGTATCGCGAGTCATTCCTATACGATTTGCGGTAAAAAGGTGGGCTTGATCGGCCTGGGCAATATCGGGAAATTAGTAGCGAAACAGGTTCAGGCTTTTGGCGCCGAAGTGCAGTATTATGATATGTTTCGCCTACAGCCCGTCGAAGAGCTGCGACTGGGAATACAGTATGTTTCCCTGGAGGAACTTTTAAAAAATTCAGATATCGTGAGCCTGCATATTCCGTTGACGGATTCGACTCGCCATTTGCTCAATAAGGATACGTTCAGGCTTATGAAGAAAAATGCGATTCTCATTAATACGGCCAGAGGTGGTATCATTCAGGAGTCGGATTTGATTGAGGCCTTGAGCAGCCATAAGATTATGGGTGCTGGTCTCGATTGTCTGGAAACCGAGCCGGTCTCAACGGATAATCCTTTGCTAAAGTTGGACAACGTCGTGCTTACGCCGCACATGGGCGGCAGTACAATGGATACCAGTGTCAATATGGCGCGGCATTGCATTGAAAACATTGTGAAAGTTAGTCAGGGTAAACCTCTGCCTACGAGAGACATCGTGAACGCGAAGTATTTACGCGGAAGGCTTACAAAAATCATAAAAAGAGCTTCTGCTGACAGCTATCGTTAG
- a CDS encoding RraA family protein produces the protein MAIGNRVYLKKPEAAKELLEAFKEIPASNVADTMGRLCAMHPRIRLMSSPDQAVAVGRALTVKGRAGDNLMIHKALNMAKEDDVIIATNDAGESYRSLMGEIMFTVAAYKKVAGIILDGPIRDVDAVRGMKLPIYANGTNPGGPYKDGIGEINVPVSCGGISINPGDIIIMDPDGIVVVPLQDAEEVLKAAVEYHKSDAAKVTAAATGTAKREWVEKKLAAYETEIIDDYCMK, from the coding sequence ATGGCAATTGGAAACAGAGTTTATTTAAAAAAACCAGAGGCGGCAAAGGAATTGCTCGAGGCATTTAAAGAAATACCGGCGTCAAATGTAGCTGATACTATGGGGCGTCTTTGTGCAATGCACCCACGCATTCGCCTTATGTCAAGTCCGGATCAAGCTGTCGCAGTCGGCCGCGCCTTAACCGTTAAAGGGCGTGCAGGGGACAATCTCATGATTCATAAGGCCCTTAATATGGCTAAAGAAGACGATGTGATCATTGCAACAAACGACGCGGGTGAATCCTATCGCTCGCTTATGGGCGAGATTATGTTTACGGTTGCCGCCTATAAAAAGGTTGCGGGTATCATTTTGGACGGTCCGATTCGCGATGTCGATGCGGTGCGCGGCATGAAGCTGCCCATTTACGCGAATGGAACAAATCCGGGTGGCCCGTATAAGGATGGTATAGGCGAGATCAATGTACCGGTCTCCTGTGGCGGGATCAGCATAAATCCCGGCGATATTATTATTATGGATCCCGATGGTATTGTGGTAGTTCCCTTGCAGGATGCGGAAGAAGTTCTCAAGGCGGCAGTGGAATACCATAAAAGTGATGCGGCCAAGGTCACGGCGGCGGCTACGGGCACTGCTAAGCGGGAATGGGTGGAAAAGAAGCTTGCGGCGTACGAGACGGAGATTATTGATGATTATTGTATGAAATGA
- a CDS encoding HD domain-containing protein: MNEEYREKLLGIFPEINWIQAETIRAAVIRCHAHVMEKSEWTLDDYDKMPFIKSFAGCSVSCLQHTRVVTRMCKMLMDEYNEAYKEHGYHLDSDTVLAGAILHDIGKFLEWEKTESSLAVKSKQGKLLRHPISGAIVAAMQGLPDAVVHCIFVHSTEGNTAQRTPEAMLVYKVDEMNFDCIRSAMGVLR; encoded by the coding sequence ATGAACGAAGAATATCGCGAGAAATTGTTGGGGATTTTTCCGGAGATCAATTGGATTCAAGCTGAAACGATAAGGGCGGCAGTGATTCGGTGCCATGCCCATGTTATGGAAAAGAGTGAATGGACGCTTGATGATTATGATAAAATGCCGTTTATTAAATCGTTTGCCGGCTGCTCGGTGTCTTGTCTGCAGCATACCCGTGTTGTGACCCGCATGTGCAAGATGCTCATGGATGAATATAACGAAGCCTATAAGGAACATGGATATCATTTAGACAGTGATACGGTCTTGGCGGGTGCCATTTTGCATGACATCGGTAAGTTTCTCGAGTGGGAAAAGACGGAAAGCAGCCTGGCCGTAAAATCGAAACAGGGAAAATTGCTCCGGCATCCGATTTCGGGTGCGATTGTAGCAGCGATGCAGGGATTGCCGGATGCAGTCGTCCATTGTATATTTGTACATTCTACGGAAGGAAATACTGCGCAGCGTACTCCGGAGGCCATGCTGGTATACAAGGTGGATGAAATGAATTTCGACTGTATCCGCTCGGCAATGGGCGTTTTACGTTAA
- a CDS encoding amidohydrolase family protein, with protein MVRQVDLWIRKGMVIDPARNLQEEADVFVQGNRIVDVPPGETVTAKKIIDAAGLLVFPGLIDNHAHVFWGGTAIGIHPDSSCLPQGVTTVVDQGSAGINNFDEFARSIMQFSQVRIFAYLHAAPAGLATLPYSMEAVNPKNFDGEAIDRLFRKYPHKLVGLKIRQSREVVGDLGLSPLTAMLDIANRLEEKPRIVVHTTNSPESAEKIADLLRPNDIFAHVYQGKGSTILDARGKVLPAVRAAKKRGVLFDTADGRGHYAFSVAKAALQDGFTPDILSTDLVKASAYDRSVFGLPLILTKYLNMGMPLYDIVKACTVTPAKTLNMEGKIGSLAPGAYADIALFKLKETEFALTDVFDKMLPCQNLLLPQLTVSDGQIVYANFAAVEK; from the coding sequence ATGGTGAGGCAAGTTGATTTATGGATTCGCAAGGGAATGGTAATAGATCCGGCAAGAAATTTACAAGAAGAAGCGGATGTATTTGTACAAGGCAATCGAATTGTCGATGTTCCCCCAGGGGAAACCGTTACCGCCAAAAAAATTATCGACGCGGCGGGGTTGTTGGTCTTTCCGGGATTGATCGATAATCATGCCCATGTTTTCTGGGGGGGAACAGCGATAGGGATTCATCCGGATTCATCGTGCCTGCCTCAGGGCGTGACGACTGTAGTTGATCAGGGAAGCGCCGGCATAAATAATTTTGACGAATTCGCACGTTCCATTATGCAGTTCAGTCAGGTACGAATCTTCGCCTATCTGCATGCGGCTCCGGCCGGATTGGCGACGCTGCCGTATTCTATGGAAGCGGTGAATCCGAAAAATTTTGATGGGGAAGCGATCGACCGCCTTTTTAGAAAATACCCACATAAACTCGTTGGCTTAAAAATCCGGCAGAGCCGGGAAGTCGTCGGCGATCTGGGGTTATCGCCACTAACAGCGATGCTTGATATAGCCAATCGGCTTGAGGAAAAGCCGAGAATCGTTGTGCATACGACAAACTCACCGGAATCAGCGGAGAAGATCGCAGATTTATTACGCCCGAACGATATTTTCGCTCATGTCTATCAAGGAAAGGGAAGCACGATTCTCGATGCTCGGGGCAAGGTGCTGCCGGCGGTGCGGGCAGCGAAAAAAAGAGGCGTTTTGTTTGATACGGCGGATGGACGGGGGCACTATGCCTTTTCCGTAGCGAAGGCGGCGCTGCAAGATGGTTTTACACCGGATATCCTGAGTACGGATTTGGTTAAGGCCAGCGCGTACGACCGGTCGGTGTTTGGTTTGCCGCTTATTTTGACAAAATATTTAAATATGGGAATGCCCTTATACGATATCGTAAAAGCGTGTACGGTCACGCCGGCCAAGACCTTAAATATGGAAGGAAAAATCGGCTCCTTAGCGCCGGGAGCCTATGCGGATATTGCCCTTTTTAAATTAAAGGAAACGGAATTCGCGCTTACCGATGTTTTTGATAAAATGCTGCCGTGCCAAAATCTGCTTTTACCGCAGTTGACGGTAAGCGACGGTCAGATTGTTTACGCCAATTTCGCCGCCGTTGAAAAGTAA
- a CDS encoding D-alanyl-D-alanine carboxypeptidase family protein, translating into MITIKLRLTALCLFLLTVFSPIGFGAGIAPDVTAKAAIVMEASTGKVLYEKNGEERHYPASTTKMMTLILALENGSMDDVVTVSDNAANTEGSSMELAAGEQLKLRDLLYGIALVSGNDATVAVAEHLSGSVENFARLMTQKAHAIGAVNTNFVNSSGLPDPNHYSTAHDLARIAAYGYKNPAFAEIVGCRHQTVSREGWTQELYNENKMLRNYQGGNGVKTGYTIAAGRCLVSGAKRGNVQLIAVVLNSPDMWEDSTALLDFGFSQVQAFDVFHEGDVLKTVKVTHGKKDFINLVAGENLSVPLFSPNDRSRFQTVFEVPDTIQAPVTQGQKVGIAKVLYQNKEVGRVNLVAAESIDQKSLRELLQEMRQKK; encoded by the coding sequence ATGATAACGATAAAACTGCGCTTGACAGCATTATGTTTGTTTTTATTGACGGTATTTTCCCCAATAGGTTTCGGAGCAGGGATTGCTCCTGATGTTACGGCTAAAGCGGCTATCGTTATGGAAGCTTCAACCGGTAAGGTTTTATATGAAAAGAACGGGGAGGAAAGGCATTATCCGGCAAGTACAACAAAAATGATGACACTGATTCTGGCTCTTGAAAATGGCAGCATGGATGACGTAGTGACAGTCAGCGATAACGCCGCTAACACCGAAGGGTCTTCCATGGAGTTAGCAGCAGGGGAACAACTAAAACTGCGGGATCTGCTTTACGGAATCGCCTTGGTTTCCGGCAACGATGCTACCGTTGCCGTGGCCGAGCATTTATCCGGCTCGGTAGAGAATTTTGCCAGACTGATGACGCAAAAGGCCCATGCGATCGGCGCAGTGAATACCAATTTTGTCAATTCCAGCGGCCTGCCGGATCCCAATCATTATTCTACAGCCCACGATTTAGCCCGTATTGCCGCCTATGGTTATAAAAACCCGGCTTTTGCCGAGATTGTCGGCTGCCGCCACCAAACCGTTTCCCGGGAGGGATGGACACAAGAACTGTATAACGAAAATAAAATGCTGAGGAACTATCAGGGCGGCAACGGAGTAAAAACAGGCTATACCATTGCCGCAGGCAGATGCCTGGTTTCCGGTGCCAAACGCGGCAACGTACAATTGATTGCCGTAGTCTTAAATAGTCCGGATATGTGGGAAGATTCCACCGCCTTGCTTGACTTTGGGTTCAGTCAGGTTCAGGCCTTTGATGTTTTTCATGAAGGCGATGTTTTAAAAACCGTAAAAGTTACTCACGGCAAAAAAGATTTTATCAATCTGGTCGCCGGGGAAAATCTTTCCGTGCCGCTGTTTTCTCCCAATGACCGGTCTCGGTTCCAAACGGTATTTGAAGTGCCTGACACGATACAGGCACCTGTCACACAGGGACAGAAAGTCGGTATTGCGAAAGTTCTGTATCAGAATAAGGAGGTTGGCAGAGTCAACTTGGTTGCTGCCGAATCCATCGATCAGAAATCACTCCGGGAATTGCTGCAGGAAATGCGGCAGAAAAAGTAA